From the genome of Thermoflexus hugenholtzii, one region includes:
- the chrA gene encoding chromate efflux transporter, which yields MGLVPQPDPAMEKEFPASGAPGKVSPGRVGEVLAFFLRLGCTAFGGPTAHIALMHHELVRRRRWVTEAQFLDLLSATYLIPGPNSTEMAIHLGFVRAGWPGLVAAGAAFITPAMLMMMALAALYVHFQTTPDLAGILYGVKPVVLALIAQAIIDLGRRTARDLRVVLIGLAAGALYLRGVHELLLLLGAGLAMLALRQIRRPEPPLIGAAGLALTPLSASPVPFHLLWMFLLFLKIGATLYGSGYVRVAFLRADFVARLGWLTESQLLDAVAIGQVTPGPVLTTATFIGYLLAGIPGALLATLGIFLPSFVLVALTGPWIPRMRRSPTLAAFLDGVNGASLGLMAGVLIQLASASLVDPLTVGIGALSFLLLIRTPIHATYLVLAGAALGWLRSRV from the coding sequence ATGGGGCTGGTCCCTCAGCCGGATCCGGCTATGGAAAAGGAGTTCCCTGCCTCCGGGGCCCCGGGGAAAGTCTCCCCGGGCCGAGTGGGAGAAGTGCTCGCTTTCTTCCTCCGGCTGGGCTGCACCGCCTTCGGAGGCCCAACGGCCCACATCGCCCTCATGCATCACGAGCTGGTCCGTCGCCGGCGATGGGTCACGGAAGCCCAGTTCCTCGACCTTCTCAGCGCCACCTATCTCATCCCCGGCCCGAACTCCACCGAGATGGCCATCCACCTGGGGTTCGTTCGGGCCGGCTGGCCGGGCCTCGTCGCCGCAGGGGCGGCTTTCATCACCCCCGCCATGCTGATGATGATGGCCTTGGCCGCCCTCTATGTCCACTTCCAAACTACGCCGGACCTCGCCGGGATCCTTTATGGGGTCAAGCCGGTGGTCCTGGCCCTGATCGCCCAGGCGATAATCGACCTGGGACGGCGGACAGCGCGGGACCTCCGCGTCGTCCTTATCGGCCTGGCCGCCGGGGCGCTGTATCTGCGCGGGGTCCACGAGCTCCTGCTGCTGCTGGGCGCCGGGCTGGCCATGCTTGCCCTTCGACAGATCCGCCGACCCGAACCTCCCCTGATCGGGGCCGCCGGGCTGGCCCTCACCCCCCTCTCCGCCTCGCCCGTCCCGTTCCATCTCCTGTGGATGTTCCTGCTCTTCCTCAAGATCGGGGCGACCCTGTATGGGAGCGGCTATGTGCGGGTGGCCTTCCTGCGGGCGGATTTCGTCGCCCGCTTGGGGTGGTTGACGGAGTCCCAGCTGCTGGACGCCGTGGCGATCGGTCAGGTGACCCCGGGGCCGGTGCTCACGACAGCCACTTTCATCGGCTACCTGCTCGCAGGCATCCCGGGGGCGCTGCTGGCCACCCTGGGGATCTTCCTCCCTTCCTTCGTCCTGGTCGCCCTGACCGGCCCGTGGATCCCTCGGATGCGGCGCTCCCCGACCCTGGCGGCCTTCCTGGATGGCGTGAACGGGGCCTCCCTCGGGCTGATGGCCGGTGTGCTGATCCAGCTGGCCTCCGCCTCCTTGGTGGACCCCCTCACAGTGGGGATCGGGGCCCTCAGCTTCCTTCTCCTGATTCGAACCCCCATCCACGCGACCTACCTGGTGCTCGCCGGGGCCGCCCTGGGCTGGCTGAGAAGCCGGGTCTAA
- a CDS encoding heavy metal-responsive transcriptional regulator, with product MTARGNRPLRRIGELAAELGLNPRTLRYYEAIGLLDPSCRTSSGYRLYGEKEKERLIFIRKARALGFRLAEIQEILALWEAHQPPCRRVRELLDLKIAEIDRQIRALKAFRRELRRLRQRAGIPARNGQICRIIEGVSSPSPVKAGALLERKARSSR from the coding sequence ATGACAGCTCGAGGGAATCGTCCGCTGCGGCGGATCGGCGAGCTGGCAGCGGAGCTGGGGCTGAACCCGCGGACCCTGCGGTATTACGAGGCCATCGGCCTGCTTGATCCCTCCTGTCGGACTTCCTCCGGCTACCGGCTTTACGGGGAGAAGGAGAAAGAGCGCCTGATCTTCATTCGCAAGGCCCGGGCTCTTGGGTTTCGCCTCGCGGAGATTCAAGAGATCCTCGCCCTCTGGGAAGCCCATCAACCGCCATGCCGGCGGGTTCGGGAGCTGCTGGATCTCAAGATCGCGGAGATCGATCGTCAGATCCGGGCGCTGAAGGCCTTCCGCCGGGAACTCCGGAGGCTCCGCCAGCGCGCGGGGATCCCCGCCCGGAACGGACAGATCTGCCGGATCATTGAGGGGGTCTCTTCTCCCAGCCCCGTGAAGGCCGGCGCCCTGCTCGAAAGGAAGGCTCGGAGCTCACGCTGA
- a CDS encoding cation-translocating P-type ATPase produces MNAVWHARIGGMHCSLCVESIRKALTRLPGVLEVYVSIAHGEALIRYEPAQASPADFLRTLEALGFTVHPAEEQAAIAQEERELRTARSRALGAGVALAMAALMAGMRMGGSMKPGWMVGQAAVALFLALGPARFVLRNGWESLRRGILNQDVLVLVAATAGLIGGVLGWRDPAIPGDVFLGAVAFILAFHTIGGYLSVKVHAQASWAVRRLLRLQPEIAIRIRPDGAEEEIPVRFLQKGDRIRVRPGERIPADGVVVAGSSTVDESLLTGEPMPVVKSPGDEVIGGAINGEGSLIVEVTRADETMFLRQVARLVAEARAMKPGILRLVDQVLLIYVPMVFTASLFGFILWTIGPLTWGGEPDPPRGLFAALTALIMGYPCALGMATPLALIRTTGFAAARGILIRSGEAFHLLTRVQKVLLDKTGTLTEGQPILSMIHPMQGEKEEEILRWAAAAERPSEHPLARAIMDAARARGLTPPEPEFFQAIPGRGVIARVEGRPVIVGTPDLLVEHGVEIRPAISLLSTVDADQTAVLVAVEDQVRGLLIFADRLKPEAPAVIQTLRSMGVEPILVTGDRASVAQAVAQALGIHEVYAEVRPAGKVELVRALQKQGQRVAFVGDGINDAPALMQSDLGIAMGTGTDIALEAADVVLIRKDLQALADAFRLARVSYRLTATNVGLALAFNGMGVIAAMSGRLDPMWAMLAMALSVSAVLLRSLTMRA; encoded by the coding sequence ATGAATGCGGTGTGGCATGCGCGCATTGGGGGGATGCATTGCTCGCTTTGCGTGGAGTCCATTCGCAAAGCCCTCACCCGCCTCCCGGGGGTCCTGGAAGTTTACGTGAGCATCGCCCACGGGGAGGCGCTGATCCGCTACGAGCCGGCCCAGGCTTCGCCAGCGGATTTCCTTCGCACTCTGGAAGCCCTGGGGTTCACCGTCCACCCGGCGGAGGAGCAAGCGGCCATCGCGCAGGAGGAGCGGGAGCTCCGGACAGCCCGTTCCCGGGCCCTGGGGGCAGGGGTGGCGCTGGCGATGGCCGCGCTGATGGCCGGGATGAGGATGGGAGGGTCCATGAAGCCCGGATGGATGGTGGGACAGGCAGCAGTGGCCCTCTTTCTGGCCCTGGGGCCGGCCCGGTTCGTCCTCCGAAATGGGTGGGAATCCCTGCGCCGCGGCATCCTGAACCAAGACGTCTTAGTCTTGGTGGCCGCGACGGCCGGCCTGATCGGCGGCGTGTTGGGATGGCGGGATCCTGCCATCCCGGGCGATGTGTTCCTGGGGGCAGTCGCCTTCATCCTGGCTTTCCACACCATTGGTGGCTACCTCTCCGTGAAGGTCCACGCCCAAGCCTCCTGGGCTGTCCGCCGGCTCCTGCGTCTCCAACCGGAGATCGCCATCCGCATCCGACCGGATGGGGCTGAGGAGGAGATCCCGGTTCGATTTCTCCAGAAGGGAGATCGCATCCGCGTGCGGCCGGGCGAACGGATCCCCGCGGACGGCGTGGTGGTCGCCGGGAGCTCCACCGTGGATGAAAGCCTCCTGACCGGGGAACCGATGCCCGTCGTGAAGAGCCCGGGGGATGAAGTGATCGGAGGAGCCATCAATGGCGAGGGAAGCCTGATCGTGGAGGTCACCCGCGCGGATGAGACGATGTTCCTGCGCCAAGTGGCCCGTCTGGTGGCGGAAGCCCGGGCGATGAAACCCGGGATCTTGCGGCTGGTGGATCAGGTGCTGCTGATCTATGTGCCTATGGTGTTCACCGCCAGTCTGTTCGGTTTCATCCTATGGACCATCGGGCCGCTGACCTGGGGAGGGGAACCGGATCCGCCTCGAGGCTTGTTCGCGGCCCTCACGGCGCTGATCATGGGATATCCATGCGCCCTGGGGATGGCCACCCCGCTCGCCCTCATCCGGACCACCGGGTTCGCTGCCGCTCGAGGGATCCTGATCCGATCCGGGGAGGCCTTCCATCTGCTCACGCGGGTGCAAAAGGTTCTGCTGGATAAAACAGGCACGCTGACCGAAGGGCAGCCCATCCTGAGCATGATTCATCCCATGCAGGGGGAGAAGGAGGAAGAGATCCTGCGCTGGGCGGCCGCGGCCGAACGGCCCTCGGAACATCCGCTGGCTCGGGCTATTATGGACGCCGCCCGAGCCCGGGGGCTCACACCTCCGGAGCCGGAGTTCTTCCAGGCGATCCCCGGACGTGGCGTGATCGCCCGTGTGGAGGGCCGGCCGGTGATCGTGGGGACCCCCGACCTCTTGGTGGAACATGGGGTGGAGATCCGGCCGGCCATCTCTCTCTTATCCACCGTCGATGCGGATCAGACGGCCGTTCTGGTCGCCGTAGAGGATCAGGTCCGAGGCCTCCTGATCTTCGCGGATCGCCTCAAGCCGGAGGCCCCTGCTGTGATTCAGACGCTCCGTTCGATGGGCGTGGAGCCCATCCTGGTCACTGGGGACCGCGCCTCGGTCGCCCAGGCTGTCGCCCAGGCGCTGGGGATCCATGAGGTGTATGCGGAGGTGAGGCCGGCCGGGAAGGTAGAATTGGTGCGGGCGCTCCAAAAGCAGGGGCAGCGTGTCGCCTTCGTGGGGGATGGGATCAACGACGCGCCGGCCCTGATGCAATCCGATCTGGGGATCGCGATGGGGACGGGGACCGATATCGCCCTGGAGGCCGCAGATGTCGTGTTGATCCGTAAAGATCTTCAGGCCCTTGCGGACGCGTTCCGGCTGGCCCGGGTCAGCTATCGCCTCACGGCCACCAACGTCGGACTGGCCTTGGCCTTCAACGGCATGGGGGTGATCGCCGCCATGAGCGGGCGCCTGGATCCGATGTGGGCGATGCTGGCGATGGCCCTCAGCGTCTCCGCCGTTCTGTTGCGATCCTTAACGATGCGAGCATAA
- a CDS encoding TRC40/GET3/ArsA family transport-energizing ATPase — protein MATALAKLLRENPERRYIMFGGKGGLGKTTFSAATAYWLARQGYKVLVFSVDPQASLSDIFQRDIFGKGPVEIMPNLWAQEIDADRRIKEYQEEIRRKILDMYGLDQVPPEIEDYIQAASAEPAMEESAIFDAVVDIVVEGRYDYYIYDLVPLGHALYYLSMAKVYDEWITKITKLREEMREYEEMVARIRRQQTEEDRILEELQYIRQRINMSSSILTDSRRTAFFFVLIPEELVILDTLKAAELFRRFDVPISGYVVNRVLPTELLGQNIPEYLRNRIEMQRRHLEEIRARFGDQVLAYVPELERDVTGLDMIARVAKLLFGNGKA, from the coding sequence ATGGCCACCGCGCTGGCGAAGTTGCTTCGGGAGAACCCCGAGCGCCGCTACATCATGTTCGGCGGCAAGGGCGGGCTGGGCAAGACCACCTTCTCCGCCGCCACGGCTTACTGGCTGGCCCGGCAGGGCTATAAGGTGCTGGTCTTCTCCGTCGACCCCCAGGCCAGCCTCTCGGACATCTTCCAGCGGGACATCTTCGGCAAGGGCCCGGTGGAGATCATGCCCAACCTCTGGGCCCAGGAGATCGACGCTGATCGCCGGATCAAGGAGTATCAGGAGGAGATCCGGCGCAAGATCCTGGACATGTATGGCCTGGATCAGGTGCCCCCGGAGATCGAGGACTACATCCAGGCGGCCTCCGCCGAGCCGGCGATGGAGGAGAGCGCCATCTTCGACGCCGTGGTGGACATTGTGGTGGAGGGCCGCTACGACTACTACATTTACGACCTGGTCCCCCTGGGGCATGCTCTGTATTACCTCAGCATGGCCAAGGTCTACGATGAGTGGATCACCAAGATCACGAAGCTGCGGGAGGAGATGCGGGAGTATGAAGAGATGGTGGCCCGCATCCGCCGCCAGCAGACCGAGGAGGACCGCATCCTGGAGGAGCTCCAGTATATCCGGCAGCGGATCAACATGTCCTCCAGCATCCTCACCGACAGCCGCCGCACGGCCTTCTTCTTCGTGCTGATCCCGGAGGAGCTGGTGATCCTGGACACGTTGAAGGCGGCCGAGCTGTTCCGTCGGTTCGACGTGCCCATCTCCGGCTACGTGGTCAACCGGGTCCTTCCGACGGAGCTGCTGGGCCAGAACATCCCCGAGTATCTGCGCAACCGCATCGAGATGCAGCGGCGGCATCTGGAGGAGATCCGCGCCCGCTTCGGCGACCAGGTCCTGGCCTATGTGCCCGAGCTGGAGCGGGATGTCACCGGACTGGACATGATCGCCCGGGTGGCGAAGCTGCTCTTCGGAAACGGGAAGGCGTGA
- a CDS encoding ArsA family ATPase: MIRIEKTMVDFLREHPRLKYVFFGGKGGVGKTVMAGATALWFARQGRRTLLASTNPVHSLSGLLDQNVFGKPTPVAGVPNLWAYEIDTKDTIERSKREIREKIQWFLKFAEISTRADEFVESATMNPAFEESAMFENMIDLMFRDEYEVYVFDTAPTANARRLLGMSKVYALWVNKMIKSRQEAQALRKLLSFTKKEEPDPLMDYLISFRDRMERARRLITDPELTAFFFVTLPEALPIAVIRRFIHWFHDFGIPVGGVIVNGLIDRSFLGEDTPDFVRNRIEMQGRYLQEIEALFDGLVRGMTPLLENEVRGVPMLERFAGYLFAGSS, encoded by the coding sequence ATGATCCGCATCGAGAAGACGATGGTGGACTTCCTGCGGGAACATCCTCGCCTGAAGTATGTGTTCTTCGGCGGGAAGGGCGGGGTTGGGAAGACGGTGATGGCAGGGGCCACAGCCCTCTGGTTCGCCCGGCAGGGCCGCCGCACCCTCCTGGCCTCCACCAACCCGGTCCACAGCCTCTCCGGGCTGCTGGACCAGAACGTCTTCGGCAAGCCGACGCCGGTGGCCGGGGTGCCGAACCTGTGGGCTTATGAGATCGACACCAAGGACACCATTGAGCGCTCCAAGCGGGAGATCCGGGAGAAGATCCAGTGGTTTCTCAAGTTCGCCGAGATCTCCACGCGGGCCGACGAGTTCGTGGAATCGGCCACCATGAACCCGGCCTTCGAGGAGTCGGCGATGTTCGAGAACATGATCGACCTCATGTTCCGGGACGAATATGAGGTCTATGTGTTCGACACCGCCCCCACAGCCAACGCCCGCCGGCTCCTCGGGATGTCCAAAGTTTACGCCCTCTGGGTGAACAAGATGATCAAGTCCCGTCAGGAGGCCCAGGCCCTCCGCAAGCTGCTCTCCTTCACCAAGAAGGAGGAGCCGGACCCTCTGATGGATTACCTGATCAGCTTCCGGGACCGCATGGAGCGGGCGCGCCGGCTGATCACCGACCCGGAGCTCACCGCTTTCTTCTTCGTGACCCTGCCGGAGGCGCTGCCCATCGCGGTGATCCGCCGCTTCATCCACTGGTTCCACGACTTCGGCATCCCGGTGGGCGGCGTGATCGTCAACGGCCTCATCGATCGGTCCTTCCTGGGGGAGGACACGCCTGACTTCGTCCGCAACCGCATCGAGATGCAGGGGCGCTATCTCCAGGAGATCGAGGCGCTCTTCGATGGCCTGGTGCGGGGGATGACCCCCCTCCTGGAGAACGAGGTGCGCGGCGTCCCCATGCTGGAGCGCTTCGCGGGCTATCTGTTTGCCGGCTCCTCGTGA